A DNA window from Danio aesculapii chromosome 14, fDanAes4.1, whole genome shotgun sequence contains the following coding sequences:
- the sox3 gene encoding transcription factor Sox-3 — MYNMMETEIKSPIPQSNTGSVTGGKNNSANDQDRVKRPMNAFMVWSRGQRRKMAQENPKMHNSEISKRLGADWKLLTDAEKRPFIDEAKRLRAMHMKEHPDYKYRPRRKTKTLLKKDKYSLPGGLLAPGANAVNNAVSVGQRMDYTHMNGWTNSAYSLMQDQLAYPQHPSMNSPQIQQMHRYDMAGLQYPMMSTAQTYMNAASTYSSMSPAYTQQTSSAMGLGSMASVCKTEPSSPPPAITSHSQRACLGDLRDMISMYLPPGGDSADHSSLQTSRLHSVHPHYQSAGTGVNGTLPLTHI; from the coding sequence ATGTATAACATGATGGAAACCGAGATTAAAAGCCCCATTCCGCAGTCCAACACGGGCTCGGTGACGGGCGGCAAAAACAACAGTGCCAACGACCAGGACCGGGTGAAGCGGCCTATGAATGCTTTCATGGTGTGGTCTCGCGGGCAGCGGAGGAAGATGGCTCAGGAGAATCCTAAAATGCACAACTCGGAGATCAGCAAGCGCCTCGGTGCTGACTGGAAACTTTTGACTGACGCCGAGAAGAGACCCTTCATTGACGAGGCCAAGCGGTTACGAGCCATGCACATGAAGGAGCACCCGGATTACAAATACCGTCCCCGCAGGAAGACCAAGACCCTGCTGAAAAAAGACAAGTATTCCTTGCCAGGAGGACTTCTGGCGCCCGGTGCCAACGCTGTCAACAACGCGGTGTCGGTGGGCCAGCGGATGGACTACACGCACATGAACGGATGGACGAACAGCGCGTACTCCCTCATGCAGGACCAACTGGCCTACCCTCAGCATCCCAGCATGAACAGCCCCCAGATTCAGCAGATGCACCGGTACGACATGGCGGGACTTCAGTACCCAATGATGTCCACGGCTCAGACCTACATGAACGCTGCGTCCACGTACAGCAGTATGTCACCGGCATACACGCAGCAAACTTCCAGTGCAATGGGTTTGGGCTCCATGGCTTCGGTGTGCAAGACGGAGCCCAGCTCCCCTCCTCCGGCCATAACTTCTCACTCTCAGCGTGCTTGTTTGGGAGACCTGAGGGATATGATAAGCATGTACCTGCCGCCCGGTGGAGACAGCGCCGACCACTCCAGTCTACAGACCAGTCGGTTACACAGCGTTCATCCGCACTATCAAAGCGCAGGGACTGGCGTGAACGGAACGCTACCCCTAACCCACATTTGA